One segment of Candidatus Hydrogenedentota bacterium DNA contains the following:
- a CDS encoding AbrB/MazE/SpoVT family DNA-binding domain-containing protein, with product MEETNTVHMSESGQVLIPADVRETLHWQGAMDLSIRLSGSGLLIQPRHNQAGGRRLEELRGLLKHHGEALSDEQLCAPVDCVEDA from the coding sequence ATGGAAGAGACGAATACGGTACACATGTCGGAATCGGGACAAGTGCTTATACCTGCCGATGTCCGGGAAACCTTGCACTGGCAGGGGGCCATGGACTTGAGCATACGGCTATCGGGATCGGGCCTCCTTATCCAACCGCGGCATAACCAGGCGGGCGGACGCAGGCTTGAAGAGCTTCGCGGCTTGCTCAAGCACCATGGCGAAGCGTTGTCCGATGAGCAGTTGTGCGCGCCTGTGGACTGCGTGGAAGATGCATGA
- a CDS encoding type II toxin-antitoxin system VapC family toxin, producing the protein MIAFDTCVLVRFLADDDPAQADMAEALMRENVVFLPRTVLLETEWVLRSRYGKRRDELLPFFRLLSKLDNVVLEDSEGFERAIAWYEMGADFADAMHLASSGDAVMHTFDQNFCRAASQSVETPRVAYLRSQSQAD; encoded by the coding sequence ATGATTGCTTTTGACACGTGTGTGCTGGTGCGCTTTCTTGCCGACGATGACCCGGCGCAGGCCGATATGGCGGAAGCATTGATGCGAGAGAATGTCGTCTTTCTTCCACGCACGGTTCTACTTGAGACTGAATGGGTCTTGCGTTCGCGCTACGGCAAGCGTCGGGATGAGCTACTGCCCTTCTTCCGATTGTTGTCCAAGCTCGACAATGTTGTGCTGGAGGATTCTGAGGGTTTCGAGCGGGCTATCGCATGGTACGAGATGGGCGCGGATTTCGCAGACGCCATGCACCTGGCCTCAAGCGGAGATGCCGTGATGCACACCTTCGATCAGAACTTTTGCAGAGCGGCCTCGCAATCCGTGGAAACGCCACGGGTGGCGTATTTGCGTTCGCAGTCGCAGGCGGATTGA
- a CDS encoding GNAT family N-acetyltransferase, whose product MPIREAIPEDFDRIWPFFQAIAAAGETFAYAPDTTREEGFKLWFGPQHRVFVLEEDGAILGTYYLRPNQPGLGAHVCNCGYMVSPAARGRGVATALGEHSQATALALGYKAMQYNFVVSTNEQAIRIWRKLGMKIVARLPKAYRHARLGYVDALVMYKWLAD is encoded by the coding sequence ATGCCCATCCGCGAAGCCATCCCTGAAGATTTTGATCGCATCTGGCCCTTTTTCCAAGCAATCGCGGCGGCGGGGGAGACTTTTGCCTATGCGCCAGACACCACCCGTGAAGAGGGTTTCAAGCTGTGGTTTGGCCCGCAGCATCGGGTCTTCGTGCTCGAAGAAGACGGCGCAATTCTGGGCACCTACTACCTCCGCCCCAACCAGCCGGGCCTCGGTGCGCACGTGTGTAATTGTGGCTACATGGTTTCTCCGGCCGCGCGCGGTCGGGGCGTGGCCACCGCCCTCGGGGAGCATTCACAGGCCACCGCCCTCGCGCTGGGTTACAAGGCCATGCAGTACAACTTCGTGGTGTCCACCAACGAGCAAGCCATCCGGATCTGGCGGAAACTGGGGATGAAGATCGTGGCGCGATTGCCGAAGGCCTACCGGCACGCACGACTGGGTTATGTGGACGCCCTGGTAATGTACAAGTGGCTCGCCGACTAA